The Flavobacterium galactosidilyticum nucleotide sequence AGTCAGAAACTTCGGTTTTTGCCGTAAGATGGCGTTTAGAACCAAAATCTCCAGAAGATGCTCTAAAGCAAAAAAATGGGGAATTAATTGAACCTTTGAAACCTATTGTGTATTATATTGATCCTGCTACACCTGATAAATGGAAAAAATACATCAAACAAGGTATTGACGATTGGCAAGTTGCTTTTGAAGCTGCTGGTTGGAAAAACGCCATTCGTGGTGAATATTGGCCAGAAAATGATCCAACGATGAGTCTGGAAGATGCTCGTTTTTCGGTTTTAAGATATTTCGCTGCAGAGATTCAAAATGCATACGGACCAAATGTACATGATCCTAGAAGTGGGGAAATTTTAGAAAGCCACATTGGTTGGTATCACAACATTATGAGCCTTCTGAGAAACTGGTATTTAATTCAGACTGCTGCTGCAAATCCAGAAGCAAGAGCTAAGAAATTTGACGATAAATTAATGGGGGAACTAATTCGATTTGTTTCTTCTCACGAAGTAGGACATACATTAGGTTTGCGTCATAATATGGGTGCAAGTTCTGCAACTCCTGTTGAAAAATTAAGAGACAAAGACTTTGTAGCAAAAAATGGACATACCTCTTCTATAATGGATTACGCTCGTTTTAATTATGTGGCGCAACCTGAAGATGGTGTAACAGACTTTTTTCCAAAAATTGGAGACTATGACAAATGGGCTATCAAATGGGGTTACTCATATTTTGCAGATGCAAAATCTGAAAAGGCTGAAAAAGCTATTTTGAATGAAATGACAAAAGAAGCGTATAAGAACAATCGCTTATGGTTTGGAACTGAAACGAGTCCGTATGACCCTAGATATCAAACAGAAGATATTGGAGATAATGCCATGAAAGCATCTGAATATGGAATTAAAAACTTAAAACGAATTCTACCTAATTTAGTTCAATGGTCTAGTGAAAAAGGAGAAAGCTACAGTGAACTAGATGATCTGTACGCTGCTCTAACTGGACAGTTTAGAAGATACATGGGACATGTAACTAAAAACGTAGGTGGAATTTATGATTCGCCAAAAACGTATGACATGACTGGAGATCAGTTTGTAGTTGTTCCAAAAAGTATTCAGAAAGAAGCGGTAACATTCTTAAACAATCAATTATTTACTACTCCTAAATGGTTGTTGAACCAAGATGTTCTTTCGAAAATTAATCCAGAAAGTGGTGTTGAAGCAATCAAATCCATGCAAGATGCTACATTAAGCAGTTTACTTGCTGGAGATAGAATAGTTCGACTAATTGAAGCATCTAGCGCAAACAAAGACAATTATTCTGTTGATGAATTAATCACTGATTTAAATAAAGGAATTTTCTCTGAATTAAAAGGTGCAAGTTCTATAGATATATATCGCAGAAACGTACAGAAACTATACGTAGACAAGTTAATCGAGATGCTTAAACCAGGTACTGCGACTGTTAGAGCAGTTCCAGTAGGTGTCACTTATGGATTTACGACAAAAAGAGTTAATCTATCACAAACTGATTTACCATCTATAAGTAGAGGGCAGTTGAATGCATTGAAAAACGATTTAAAAATGTCTTCTGCTAGAATGAGCGATCGAATGAGTAAATATCATGTTCAAGATTTGATTTCGAGAATTGGTCAAGCTTTAGATCCAAAGTAATTTAAATATATAAACCCGGCAAATTGTAAAAAATCTGTCGGGTTTTTTGTTTCTTAGAATGACTAAACCGCTTCGTATTAAAACTTTATAAATCTACTTATGTGAGCAATAGTATTCCACTTTGAAATGCACAAATAAAGTAAAAAAAATTAGCCACACATTAAATTGATTTCAAAGGACTAACTCCTTATTATCATCTTAATATGTGGCTAAAATTTATACAAGCTAAAGCAAATTGAAATAAAAACGCATTGTTTTAAAATCTATTTGCGACTACTAAATTAGGCGTCCGTAGATTCTGGAAGCATTTTTTCACTATCACCTTCCCATTGCCCTACAACTGATGTAGCTAAAGCATTTCCTAAAACATTTGTTGCGCTTCTAAACATATCACAAAAGTGGTCAATTGGCAATATTAGTGCAATTCCTTCGATTGGAATATCAAACATTCCGCAAGTCGCAGCAACAACAACTAAACTAGCTCTTGGTACACCTGCAATTCCTTTGCTCGTAAGCATCAAAACTAAAAGCATAGTCATTTGTGTTCCAATATCTAAATCGATACCGTAGGCTTGAGCAATAAAAATACTTGCAAAAGTCATGTACATCATACTTCCGTCTAGATTGAACGAATAGCCTAGTGGTAACATAAAAGAAACAATCTTGTCTTTAACTCCAAAACGTTCTAACTCTTCTGTTAACTTTGGAAAAACAGCTTCACTACTAGTAGTTCCAAAAGCAATGATTAATGGACTAACGATTCGTTTAAGTAATATAGTCATCCTACTTTTTAGAAAAAGATAACCTACTAAAATCAAAATGACCCAAAGAGAAGAAATTCCAATTAAAAAGGAACCAAAAAACTTAAAGTAGGTAATCGCTAATTCTTGAAAATCCCTAACTGCAAAAACTCCCGCTATTGCTCCAAAAACTCCAATTGGCGCAAATTTCATAACATAGTTCACCATTTTCAGGACAATATGTGATGTTTTTTCTAAAGCATTAGTTACTGGTTTTACATAATCTCCTAAAGAAGCTGCAGCTAAACCAAAGAAAATCGAGAAAATTACAATTTGCAAAATCTCATTAGTAGCCATTGCCTCAAATATACTTTTAGGAACAATATGCTCAATAAAGTTTTCAAAAGATATATTCTGTGTTTTTCCTGTTACTTCTGATGCTGATGCTAAATCAATACTTGGAAGATTAAGTCCAACTCCTGGTTTAAGCACATTTACGAAAAACATCCCTAATAGTAAAGAAATAAATGAGGCTGTAAAAAACCAACCCATTGCTTTACCACCTATTCTACCTACAGCTTTAATGTCTCCAAGCTTAGCTATTCCTACTACTAAAGTGGTAAAAACTAAAGGAGAAATTATCATTTGAACTAGCCTAATAAATACAGTAGCTAGTATTTTTATTTTTTTGCTGAAAGCTGCAGCATCTGCAGGAGAGATATAATTATGTATGATAATGCCTAAAACAGCACCTAAAACCATAGCAATTAATATTTGTCCTGTTAATCCTTTAAAGAAGGATGGACTTTTCGTTGTAGTATTATCATTCATTAATTTAGTTATTTAGGTTTTATTTAGCCTTACAATTTTATTATAAATCTTTTAGAAACAACACATAAGCAAATAGCATCGAAAATTACGAGGGAATTTTAATATTAATATGTTTTATTTATCAAATGAAAATCAGCTAATACTATCGCTGCCATAGCTTCAACGATGGGTACAGCACGTGGAACAACGCAAGGATCATGACGTCCCTTTCCAGTCATTTCAGTAATATTTCCAGTACTATCTAACGATTCTTGTTTTTGCATAATAGTTGCAACAGGTTTGAAAGCTACTCGGAAATAAATATCCATTCCGTTGCTTATTCCTCCTTGAATTCCTCCAGAAAGATTAGTTCTTGTAGTCCCGTCAGTATTGTAAAGATCATTATGTTCGCTACCTTTCATTTTTGCACCGCAAAATCCGCTTCCATATTCAAAACCTTTTACAGCATTGATCGATAGCATTGCTTTACCAAGTTCAGCATGCAGTTTATCAAAAACTGGTTCTCCAAGTCCAACTGGCACATTCTGAATCACACAGGTTACAGTTCCACCTACAGTATCACCTTGTTTTCTAATATCACGAATATAGTCTTCCATAACAACTGCCATTTCTTCGTCAGGGCAGCGAACAGGATTATTTTCGATTTTTGAAAAGTCTAAATCTTGGTATGGTTTTTCTAAGAAAATAGGACCTACTGACGAAACGTAAGCATTTATTTTTATGTCTTTCAACATTTGTTTAGCTACAGCTCCTGCCACTACTCTACTGGCTGTTTCACGAGCAGAACTACGTCCACCACCGCGATAATCACGTACGCCATACTTTTTCTCATAAACATAATCGGCATGACTGGGTCTATAATTATCTTTTATATGCGAGTAATCATCTGATTTTTGATTGGTATTAGGAATAATAAAACCAATTGGTGTTCCGGTGGTTTTACCTTCAAATATTCCGGATAGGAATTGAACATCATCCGGTTCTTTACGTTGCGTAACAATAGCGGATTGCCCGGGCTTTCTTCTTGACATTTCAAATTGAATTGCATCTAGATCTAATGCTATTCCTGGAGGACAACCGTCTATTATTCCACCTAAAGCTTCGCCATGAGATTCTCCAAAAGTTGTTATTCTAAATAGTGTTCCGTAGCTATTTCCTGCCATTATAATTAGTTTTTAACAAAAGTACCATTTTAGTTTAAAGTTCAAAATTTTAGAGTTTAAAGTTTTAAGAAACATTTCAGTAAATTGTTAATATAGTAGTCTTATCCCTTATTTATCAACTTCAAATTACTTTTCCTATAATTACAAATCAATTATTCCCATTAACTTAAAATTCTGGATAGTTATATTATTTATAGACTACTAAGTAATAATAATGTGGTAATTATGTAATTATATTGTAAAATTTTATAAGTAGCAATCTAACTAAAGGGCTAGATTTGCACCAATAAAAAACACACTTATGAAAAAATTAATTTTATCGGCAATAATGTTAATTGGATTAGCATTTACCGCAGAGGCACAGGATATTTCTAAAAATGCTTTAGGTTTACGTTTAGGAGGTAATAATGGTTTTGGTGGAGAACTTTCTTACCAAAGAGGATTATCTAAAAACAATAGACTTGAATTAGATTTAGGATGGAGAAACAGAAGTAATTACGATGACCATGATTACGATGACAACGCTATCAAATTAGCAGCATTATACCAATGGGTTTGGAACATTGATGGTGGTTTCAACTGGTATGCTGGTGTAGGTGGTGGTGCAGGTAACTACAGTTATGACGATAAAAATGACAAGCGTTATAGCGATACTTTCGTATTTGCTGCTGGAGATATTGGACTTGAATACAACTTTGACTTTCCATTGTTAATTTCTTTAGATTTCAGACCTGAGTTCGGTGGAAATGGATATTATAAAAATAATTATGGTTCTGATATTGCGTTGGGTTTAAGATTCCAATTTTAATACCATCATAAACTATCTATGAAATAGGCTGTTCGTAACGAACAGCCTATTTTTTTTTATATCATTGTCCTTTATAATTTGACACCCATTTCACAAATCTCCAAAGATTAATTTGTGAAATGGGTGTCAAGAAAGTCAATCATAGTCTGCTTAACAGATAGTCCTATTATTTTATTTAAACACAATAGGTTTTTTAGAATTTATCTTTACTACACTAAAAGGAGAAGTAAAGGATTGTGTTACCATACTTCCTGGAACAGGATTCGTTTCTTTAACAGTTATTATAATATTAGAATCTGTTTCCACAACATTTTCAATCCCAATACTATATCCTCCAGTAGATTTTTCTCCCATATTCAAAATAACAAAATTAGCATTCTGAACATCAGTAGCATTAATTTTATGTTTTAAAGAATCATCATTCAGCAACATTTTAATTTCATTTGGCTCAGAAAGTATTTCAAAAAAACGGATACTTGCTCCACCATAAGACTGCTGAGTTACTATTTCATACAGTTTATTGGCATCAGTACTTTTGACAATAGCTGTGCTACAAGAGGCTAATGCTATTACAAATAATGATAGAATTATTTTTTTCATTTTATATTTTTAAATTTAGCTAAGTAAGTCGAAAGTTTAAAAGTCATAAAGAAAAAAGAAAAAACATTTTGAATAATCCCTTAAAATCAACCTGTCGTATCGTTTTTATCTAATTTTAAAATACGCCATTATACGATTATTATTGCATATTACATATTCCTTATTGCTGATTGCTTATTCCTTATTCCTTATTATTTATTGCATATTGCTTATTACATATTCCTTATTCCTTATTATTTATTGCTGATTGCTGATTGCTTATCGCTTATCGCCTATTTCTTAATCAACTTCTGCAAATGTGATTTACTGCTATAAATTATTAAATACAACTTATAAATATTTATTAATAGCCTTTTGATACAGTGCTTCGTACAGCGGTAAAATGTTTAGAATATCAAATTTTTTTGCAACTGAAAATGCATTTTCTTTAAATTTTTCGAGCGTGGCATTATCTTTCAAGATTTTCAATGCATTTTGAGCCATTTCTTCTACATTCCCTACATCACTTAAATAACCGGAAATACCGTCAAAGTTTACTTCGGGTAAACCACCTGAATTACTAGAAATAACAGGAACGTTCCACGCCATTGCTTCTAGGGCAACCAACCCAAAACTTTCTGTTTCTGATGGCAATAAAAATAAATCTGTCAAGCATAAAATCTTGTCAATTTCGTTACTATTACCAAAGAAAATTACTTTATTCTCAATGCCTAATTCTTGGCAAAGGTATTCTGCTTTTTCTTTTTCAGGACCATCTCCTACCATCATCAATTTAGCTGGAATCTCTTTTTGGATATTATAGAAAATTTTTATTACATCAGGAATTCGCTTTACTTTTCTAAAATTACTGATATGCGTTATAATACGCTCATTCTCATTTGCCATAACAGAGCGTTGACATGGAGCAGTAACATCCTTAACATTTTTATCCAATTCAATAAAATTAGGAATCACCTCAATATCCTTTTTTATATTGAATAATTTCATTGTGTCATCCTTCAAACTTTGGGAAACCGAAGTAACAAAATCTGATTTATTGATGCTGAAAGTTACAGCAGGTTTGTAAAATGGATGATTCCCTACTAAAGTAATATCCGTACCATGCAAAGTGGTTACCATAGGAATATTAATTCCTTCATCTTTTAGCATTTGTTTAGCCATGTATCCAGCATAAGCGTGCGGAATAGCGTAATGTACGTGTAGTAATTCAATTTTATATAACTTAACCATATCGACTAATTTGCTTGACAAAGCCAATTCATACGGTTGGTAACGAAACAATGGATATTCAGGAACATTCACTTCGTGGTAGTGCACATTAGGGCTCAAAAGCGCTAAACGTACTGGCTGGTTGTAGGTTATAAAATGGATTTCATGACCACGACGAGCCAATTCTAAACCTAATTCTGTAGCGACAACACCACTTCCACCAAAGGTAGGATAACAAACTATTGCAATTTTCATGTATGTAATTTAATAAAAACGAATTTAGTAAAATACAGATGAGTTTTATGGAAATTTAAGTTAAAAAATAAGTTGAAGATTTAAAACTTCATTCGCTGAATCCGTACTGCATTTAAAATGGCTAATAATGCCACGCCCACATCTGCGAAAACGGCCTCCCACATCGTTGCTAAACCACCAGCTCCGAGAATTAAAACGACCAATTTTACGATAAAAGCCAAAGTTATATTTTGCCAAACAATTTGTTTTGTTTTTCGTCCAATATTTATCGCTGTGAATATCTTCGTGGGCTTATCATTTTGTATGACAATATCAGCCGTTTCAATGGTCGCATCGCTTCCTAAACCTCCCATTGCAATTCCAGCATCTGCCAGAGCTATTACGGGAGCATCATTTACTCCATCGCCCACGAATGCCACTTTCATTTTTTGATTTAGCAGTAATTCTACTTTTTCCACTTTATGCTCTGGTAATAAATTACCAAGGGCTTCATCAATATTTAATTCTTTGGCTACAGCCGAAACCACTGCTTGATTATCACCAGAAAGTAAAATTGTTTTAATTTTTAATTTATGTAAACTTTCAATGGCCGTTTTGGCATCTTCTTTTATTTCATCAGCAATAATAAAATGACCTGCATATTTTTGATTGAATGCCACAACGATTGTAGTATAAGGAATCGTGTCCAATTCAGTATCATAATCGATATCCAATTTCTTCATCAATTTAGGACTTCCAACTGCAATTTCGTTTCCATTTACTCGCCCTTTCAATCCCATTCCAGGAATCTCACTTACATCAGTAACTGTAATTTCATTATAATTATCATTGGCAAATGCCACTATCGCTGAACCTACAGGATGTGTCGATTTTGCTTCGATTGCTGCAGTATATCTAACTAAATCAACTGCAGAAATACCGATAGCAACTACCTTTTGAACTTTAAAAACACCTTTAGTCAACGTACCTGTTTTGTCCATTACAACCACTTGAATGGCAGCCATCACATCTAGAAATGTAGAGCCTTTAAACAAGATTCCGTTTTTACTAGCTGCTCCAATTCCACCAAAATATCCTAAAGGAATGGAAATAACCAACGCACATGGACAGGAAATAACCAAGAAAATCAAGGCTCTGTATAACCAATCCTTAAATGTATAATCATCAACAAACAACATTGGAATCAAACAAATCCCTATGGCTAGATAGACAACAACTGGAGTGTATACTTTAGCAAACTTTCGAATAAATAACTCTGTTGGTGCTTTTTTAGCAGTGGCTTCCTGAACCATGTCCAAAATTTTAGACAATTTACTATCTGTAAATGCTGTAGTCACTTCGACAAGAGCAACGGCATTTAAATTAATCATTCCCGCGAGAATTATTTCCCCTTTTGACTTGGAATCAGGTTTACTTTCTCCTGTTAATGCTGCTGTATTGAAAGTAGCATAATCGGATAGTAATTTACCGTCAAGGGCTAGTTTTTCTCCTGGTTTTAACTCAATAATTTCGCCAATGCTTACATCAGAAGCTTTCTTCGAAATCACTTTTTTCCCTTCTAAAACATTGGCCACATCCGGTCTTTGATCCAATAATGATTTTATATTTGATTTGGCTTTTCTTACTGCTAACATTTGAAATAATTCTCCAATAGAATAGAACAACATCACAGTAACTCCTTCAGCATATTGGCCAATTGCAAAAGCACCAACAGTAGCAATACTCATTAGAAAAAATTCTGAAAAAACATCACCTCTTTTAATACTTTGATAAGAATCTTTCAAAACTGGAAACCCTACTGGAAGATAGGCAACAACATACCAAGCAATTCGAATCCAACCACTAAACCAAGTTTGAGAAAATAAATGATCAAACGATATTGCTACTCCCAAAAGAACGAAACTGATAACAGAAGGTAGAAATAGTTCTAATACTGATTGATTTTCGCCGCCATGATCATGGTCGTGCCCAGAATGTCCACCTTCATTATCGTCTGAGCCACAGCATCCCGCTGTTGCATATCCGCTTTTAGGATTTGATTTATTCTCTGGTGCGCAACACTCATTATCGTGATCTTCGTGTTTATGTAAGTGTGTCATTTTTAATAATTTTATCTTTCATAAAGAAAGTAAAGTAAATAATAATCAAAATTGTAGCAATTCCAGTTGTAATAAATGTTGCCGAAGCACCAAATTCATACCAAATAAGTCCTGCAAAAGAACTCGCAATTAATGCACAAATACTTTGAAATGCTGAATAAGTTCCTATAGCGGTAGCAGTATCTTTTTTATCACTTATATTACTAATCCAAGCTTTTGATACTCCTTCAGTCGCCGCAGCATAAACGCCATATACAAAAAAGAATATCGCAATCAGATACCTGTTGTCACTAAAAGCCATTCCAAAATAGACTATCGCAAACAAGGCTAGTCCAAAAACAAACATCTTCTTTAAACCTATTTTATCTGCTAAAATACCAATTGGTAAAGAAGTAATTGCATAAACCAAATTATAAAAGATATATATACCAATTACATAGGTATCGTTAAGACCTACTTGTTTTGCTCTTAATAACAAAAAAATATCAGAACTATTAAATGCTGCAAATACCAATAATCCTATTACCACTTTTTTATATTCATCTGAACTTAATTTCCAATACTTTAAAAAAGATAAAAAGGAAACCTTGTTTTTACTAACCGGTTCACTATAAGAGTTATCTTTTAGCAAAAACGAAACAAAAACAGCGAGCAAACCTGGAAGAAATGCTATATAAAAAAGAGTTTTATATTGTTGTGGATAATAATATAAATAGATCAGTGCAATCAGAGGACCTACAACGGCTCCAAAAGTATCCATTGCTCTATGGAAACCAAAAATCTTACCTTTGGTTTCAGGAGTTGCTTCATGGGATAAAATAGCATCGCGAGCACCCGTACGAATACCTTTTCCAAAACGGTCGATCGTTCTCGCAAAGAAAATCCACAATGGAAAAATAAACAACGCCATCATGGGCTTAGAAATTGCGCTCAGACCATAACCAAATTGTACAAAAGGAGTGCGCTTACCTGAATTATCGGATAATTTACCAAAATAACCTTTACTTAAACCCGCTAAAGCTTCGGCAAATCCTTCTAAAACTCCAATTAATACAATTGAAAACCCAATCGTTTTAAGATAAATAGGCATAATAGGGTAAAGCATTTCACTTGCCGTATCAGTAAACAAACTTACTAATGATAATATCCAAACCGGCCTTGAAATATACTTTAACATTCTCATTTTATGAATATTTTATTTCATAAATACTAATTCATTCTATTAGTTCAGGTTGCTTGTGTTTTTCGGATCTCTTTTTATTAATCCACTTATTAAGTTTATAACTAATATAAGCAGAACCACTCCCTACAATTGCTCCCGCTACAACATCAGACGGATAATGCACGCCTAAGTGCATCCTAGAATACCCCACAGCAGATGCCCATGCAAATGAAGGAGCAATAATATACCATTTAGGATATTCCATACTCAATGATGTTGCAGTTGCAAATGCAGTAGAAGTGTGTCCTGAGGGGAATGAATATCCAGGTGCTGCAGTTACTTTTTCAATATCTGGATAGGTATTAAATGGTCTTTCCCTCTTTATAGAATATTTTAAAGCCGTGGTAATAAATGCCGAAACTAGAAAGGTTTCTCCAATAAATAATGCTTGATTTTTGATAGTACTGTCTTTCTTTATTAGTCCAACAGAATAAATAATTAAAGGAGTTGCAACACTAATTGGCAACGTACTGTTTGTTATTGCCTTAAATGTAGGATCTAATGAGGTATTTCGGTTAACATTTATATCACTCAAAATAGTGATATCAATATTTTGAGCATTGATAAAGCTTACGCAGAAAAACAACCCAATAAAATTAGTAATTTTCAAAAAATGATTCCTTTTATTCATACCAATTATTTTCATATCAAATATACCTAGTTCCTATTAAAAACTGTAGTTAAATTTTTGAAAACAAATTTTTATCTGAAATCTTAACTAATATTATAAAATATTTTTGGAATGCTATTTATATTAAATTCATTCAAGCGAATACAATAATTTATTATCTAACAATTGCTTCATAGATGACTTGCTGAATGTCTTCGCGAATATTAGCTTTAGATAATTTATTTTCAGTAGCAACGGGAAAAGTTCTATTAGATAAAAAAACATATACAATTTGATTTTCCGGATCAGCCCAAGCCATCGTTCCGGTATAACCAGTGTGCCCAAAACTAGTCATTGAAGCACATCCGCAAGTAGGACCTGAAACGCCTAACTGTGGTTTATCAAAACCGACACCTCGCCTATTTCCTTCTGCGCAAAAATAACAGGTATTAAAATCATCGAATGTTTTTTCAGAAAAATAAAGTTGATTCCCATAACTTCCTTTTTGCAAATAAAGTTGCATTATTTTAGCTACATCCATCACATTCGAAAAAACTCCTGCATGTCCCGAAACACCTCCTTCTAAACCAGCTGACAAGTCATTTACATATCCTTGCAAAAGCTGATGACGGAAATAAGCATCTGTTTCTGTTGGTGGTATTCTATTTTTATCAAATTTAGTCAACGGATTAAAACTAGAATTGTTCATACCTAATGAACGATAAAAGTTCTCTTGAATTAAAACATCTAGGCTTTTTCCAGTGGTTTTCTCTAGATAATCTTTTAGAATCATAAAGGTAAGATCGCTGTATCTGTATTCTTTTTTATGTGAAAGCTTACTATCAACAATCATTTTCATAATTGTGTCACTAAAATCATTTCTAATATAAAGACTATCACCTAATTTCTTCGTGAAATTAACTTCAGGCGTTTTTCTAAAATATGCTTCCGAAGGTTTTTTGGATTGATTTAATGCTTCTTTGTAAAAGGGAAGTCCCGCAGGTAATCCTGCATAATGTGACAATAAATCCTTGAAGTTAATATTTTGCTTATTT carries:
- a CDS encoding zinc-dependent metalloprotease, which codes for MASLLIFSAQETFAQSRKDRKKAATNATAKAETKPADTKKEPKPYNKVIDNTAVTQNGLITVHKMDNKYLYEISDSLLGSDIMTITRYSKTPAGGGIFGGEEINRQVVRWEKGLNNNILLRSITYVIMSPDADKPLAQAVKNSTADPIIGNYDVLAYKKDESGKITGYVLDLTSTFDADVQTFSLDPIKKQMLNIVAFQKDKSFISKVSSFPINTEIRSVKTFTTTPPRISTTPTPQIGVNLPSALDAGLITMEMNTSMILLPQTPMRKREFDARVGYFANQFGVFEEDSQKSETSVFAVRWRLEPKSPEDALKQKNGELIEPLKPIVYYIDPATPDKWKKYIKQGIDDWQVAFEAAGWKNAIRGEYWPENDPTMSLEDARFSVLRYFAAEIQNAYGPNVHDPRSGEILESHIGWYHNIMSLLRNWYLIQTAAANPEARAKKFDDKLMGELIRFVSSHEVGHTLGLRHNMGASSATPVEKLRDKDFVAKNGHTSSIMDYARFNYVAQPEDGVTDFFPKIGDYDKWAIKWGYSYFADAKSEKAEKAILNEMTKEAYKNNRLWFGTETSPYDPRYQTEDIGDNAMKASEYGIKNLKRILPNLVQWSSEKGESYSELDDLYAALTGQFRRYMGHVTKNVGGIYDSPKTYDMTGDQFVVVPKSIQKEAVTFLNNQLFTTPKWLLNQDVLSKINPESGVEAIKSMQDATLSSLLAGDRIVRLIEASSANKDNYSVDELITDLNKGIFSELKGASSIDIYRRNVQKLYVDKLIEMLKPGTATVRAVPVGVTYGFTTKRVNLSQTDLPSISRGQLNALKNDLKMSSARMSDRMSKYHVQDLISRIGQALDPK
- a CDS encoding dicarboxylate/amino acid:cation symporter is translated as MNDNTTTKSPSFFKGLTGQILIAMVLGAVLGIIIHNYISPADAAAFSKKIKILATVFIRLVQMIISPLVFTTLVVGIAKLGDIKAVGRIGGKAMGWFFTASFISLLLGMFFVNVLKPGVGLNLPSIDLASASEVTGKTQNISFENFIEHIVPKSIFEAMATNEILQIVIFSIFFGLAAASLGDYVKPVTNALEKTSHIVLKMVNYVMKFAPIGVFGAIAGVFAVRDFQELAITYFKFFGSFLIGISSLWVILILVGYLFLKSRMTILLKRIVSPLIIAFGTTSSEAVFPKLTEELERFGVKDKIVSFMLPLGYSFNLDGSMMYMTFASIFIAQAYGIDLDIGTQMTMLLVLMLTSKGIAGVPRASLVVVAATCGMFDIPIEGIALILPIDHFCDMFRSATNVLGNALATSVVGQWEGDSEKMLPESTDA
- the aroC gene encoding chorismate synthase; its protein translation is MAGNSYGTLFRITTFGESHGEALGGIIDGCPPGIALDLDAIQFEMSRRKPGQSAIVTQRKEPDDVQFLSGIFEGKTTGTPIGFIIPNTNQKSDDYSHIKDNYRPSHADYVYEKKYGVRDYRGGGRSSARETASRVVAGAVAKQMLKDIKINAYVSSVGPIFLEKPYQDLDFSKIENNPVRCPDEEMAVVMEDYIRDIRKQGDTVGGTVTCVIQNVPVGLGEPVFDKLHAELGKAMLSINAVKGFEYGSGFCGAKMKGSEHNDLYNTDGTTRTNLSGGIQGGISNGMDIYFRVAFKPVATIMQKQESLDSTGNITEMTGKGRHDPCVVPRAVPIVEAMAAIVLADFHLINKTY
- a CDS encoding protease complex subunit PrcB family protein, which encodes MKKIILSLFVIALASCSTAIVKSTDANKLYEIVTQQSYGGASIRFFEILSEPNEIKMLLNDDSLKHKINATDVQNANFVILNMGEKSTGGYSIGIENVVETDSNIIITVKETNPVPGSMVTQSFTSPFSVVKINSKKPIVFK
- the bshA gene encoding N-acetyl-alpha-D-glucosaminyl L-malate synthase BshA, whose translation is MKIAIVCYPTFGGSGVVATELGLELARRGHEIHFITYNQPVRLALLSPNVHYHEVNVPEYPLFRYQPYELALSSKLVDMVKLYKIELLHVHYAIPHAYAGYMAKQMLKDEGINIPMVTTLHGTDITLVGNHPFYKPAVTFSINKSDFVTSVSQSLKDDTMKLFNIKKDIEVIPNFIELDKNVKDVTAPCQRSVMANENERIITHISNFRKVKRIPDVIKIFYNIQKEIPAKLMMVGDGPEKEKAEYLCQELGIENKVIFFGNSNEIDKILCLTDLFLLPSETESFGLVALEAMAWNVPVISSNSGGLPEVNFDGISGYLSDVGNVEEMAQNALKILKDNATLEKFKENAFSVAKKFDILNILPLYEALYQKAINKYL
- a CDS encoding heavy metal translocating P-type ATPase, giving the protein MTHLHKHEDHDNECCAPENKSNPKSGYATAGCCGSDDNEGGHSGHDHDHGGENQSVLELFLPSVISFVLLGVAISFDHLFSQTWFSGWIRIAWYVVAYLPVGFPVLKDSYQSIKRGDVFSEFFLMSIATVGAFAIGQYAEGVTVMLFYSIGELFQMLAVRKAKSNIKSLLDQRPDVANVLEGKKVISKKASDVSIGEIIELKPGEKLALDGKLLSDYATFNTAALTGESKPDSKSKGEIILAGMINLNAVALVEVTTAFTDSKLSKILDMVQEATAKKAPTELFIRKFAKVYTPVVVYLAIGICLIPMLFVDDYTFKDWLYRALIFLVISCPCALVISIPLGYFGGIGAASKNGILFKGSTFLDVMAAIQVVVMDKTGTLTKGVFKVQKVVAIGISAVDLVRYTAAIEAKSTHPVGSAIVAFANDNYNEITVTDVSEIPGMGLKGRVNGNEIAVGSPKLMKKLDIDYDTELDTIPYTTIVVAFNQKYAGHFIIADEIKEDAKTAIESLHKLKIKTILLSGDNQAVVSAVAKELNIDEALGNLLPEHKVEKVELLLNQKMKVAFVGDGVNDAPVIALADAGIAMGGLGSDATIETADIVIQNDKPTKIFTAINIGRKTKQIVWQNITLAFIVKLVVLILGAGGLATMWEAVFADVGVALLAILNAVRIQRMKF
- a CDS encoding MFS transporter; protein product: MRMLKYISRPVWILSLVSLFTDTASEMLYPIMPIYLKTIGFSIVLIGVLEGFAEALAGLSKGYFGKLSDNSGKRTPFVQFGYGLSAISKPMMALFIFPLWIFFARTIDRFGKGIRTGARDAILSHEATPETKGKIFGFHRAMDTFGAVVGPLIALIYLYYYPQQYKTLFYIAFLPGLLAVFVSFLLKDNSYSEPVSKNKVSFLSFLKYWKLSSDEYKKVVIGLLVFAAFNSSDIFLLLRAKQVGLNDTYVIGIYIFYNLVYAITSLPIGILADKIGLKKMFVFGLALFAIVYFGMAFSDNRYLIAIFFFVYGVYAAATEGVSKAWISNISDKKDTATAIGTYSAFQSICALIASSFAGLIWYEFGASATFITTGIATILIIIYFTFFMKDKIIKNDTLT